TTGATGTCTATAGCTCTAAGGGAGTTACCGGACAACAGGCAGAGACAGCCCTTGATAAAGCAGGGATAACGCTCAACAAGAACATGATCCCTGATGATCCTCGAAAACCTCTTGATCCGAGCGGGATCCGTCTCGGAACTCCGGCAATTACCACGAGAGGAATGAAGGAAAGAGAGATGAAACAGATTGGTAAGATGATTACTAACGTTATTGCGCATCATGATGATGAGCAGGTCATACAGGAAGTACAGAAAGAAGTGATGTCTCTTGCTCATCAATTCCCACTCTATCCGGACATCAAATGAAAGAAGATAAGATAAAGAGAAGGTAAGAGAAGCAAGGATAAATGCCATGGCTGCGGTTATTGTTGATGGAAACAAGATTGCGGATGAAGTCAAGAAAGAACTGAAGTATAAAATTGACAAGCTAGCCAAAAAGCCAGGCTTAGCAGTTATTCTCGTTGGGAAAAATCCTGCATCGTTGGCGTACGTTGGTATAAAACAGCGCACCTGTCATGATATCGGTATCCGCTCTGAGATCTATCGCTTGAGTGAAAATATTCTTGAAGATGAGATTGTGGATGTCATTGAGGACTTAAACAACAAAGAGGATGTTCATGGTATTTTAGTACAACTTCCCCTGCCAAAGCATTTGCATACCAACCGTATTCTTGAGACCATCCGGCGAGCAAAGGATGTTGATGGCTTTACAACCCGAAATCTTGGAAAATTGTGCATTGGAGAACCACGATTAGTGGCATGTACTCCGCAAGGCATTGTTAGAATCTTTGAGTACCACGGTATTGACATTTTAGGAAAGGATGTTACCATTGTCAATAGTAGCAACGTGGTGGGAAAACCACTTGCATTATTACTTCTCCAGCGAGGCGCCACCATTACGGTTTGCCACCGTGAAACAAAAGATTTAGCACGACATACGCGTGAAGCAGATATTGTGATTACTGCAACAGGGGTACCTAACCTCATTACGGGGCCAATGATTAAAGAAGGGGCTATTGTTATTGATGCAGGCTTTAAAAAAATAAAAGATAGAATTGTTGGGGATGTTGATTTTGAGGCTATAAGGCAGAAAGCCTCTTTTGTCACTCCTCCGGTTGGTGGGGTTGGTCCATTAACTGTAGCTATGTTAATGGAAAATACCTTCCGTGCCTATACTTATCTCACTGATCCTACACGGGGCATTATCGAAGATGCAGTTTAACCACAACTGGTTACGCTCAGTTGACACGCAAGGAAGAGCATGAAGCTCTTCGGCGTGGCTATCCAGGCAACACGAAGGCCACGAAGTGCAACTTTATGTTGCACCCTTTTGATCAAACTTCGGTAAAGTTTGGGGGGCAAGCCCCGTTGCGTCCAGCACCTATGAGCGTGCGACGAGCCGAGGGTAGGCTCCTTCGGAGTGGCTCGTAGGGCATGGTAAACGAAGTGTAGCCATGACCGTCGCACCGCCATAAGTGGCGCTGTGATGGAAGAAGGCTTACTTTTCATTTTTACTTTGCATTCATATATAGATCTCTTAAACCCCATGACATCCAACACCATTGGCATATTGGCTTCTACTAAAGGAACAGACATGCAAGCCATTATTGACGCCATTGCAGCAAAAAGGCTTGATGCAAAGATTGCTGTTGTCGTGTCTGATCGGGAACATGCTCTTGCTTTAGAACGGGCACAAAAGTATCATATCCCTGCATTTTTTGTTAATCCTCGGGATATGGATCAGAAAAAAAAAGATCGTGAAGCCTTTGATAGAGAGGTAGCGTCTCTTTTAGATAAATATCAGGTAAAGTTAATTCTGTTAATTGGCTACATGCGTATTTTGAGCCCATGGTTTGTTCAGTATTATCAGAGTAGAATGATGAATATTCATCCGTCATTGTTGCCTGCATTTTCTGGCGGCATGGATGTAAATGTCCATGAAGCAGTCTTACGTTCTGGAGTGACTGAAACTGGCTGTACCCTCCATTTTGTAACCGAAACTGTTGATGCAGGACCGATTATTCTTCAGAAAAAAGTTCCTGTTGTTCCCGGAGAAACAGTTGAGAGTCTCAAGCAAAAAGTTCAAGAAGCAGAGCAAGCATGTTTCTTAGAAGCAATTCCGTTATTCTTTGCAGGAAAGTTAGACACATCGTTTTAGTATAGTAAATCCACCGAAAAGTATTTAAGTAAGAAAGTAAAACTATTTTACTTGGTGGTTTAATGAAAGAAAGAGAAGTACAAATAACGACAACTTCTCCAAAAGGGCAAGTTGTTATACCACAAGAAATTAGAGAAGAAATGCAAATAGAGTCTGGAACGAAGTTTGCGGTTTATGGTAGAGGAGATACTATTATCTTTAAAAGAGTAGAGCTACCAACGGTAAAAGATTTTGAACGGTTGGCTCTTTTTGGAAGGACATTCGCCAAGAGGAAAGGGATTAAAGAAAAAGATGTGTTAGAACATGATTAGAGTTGTTACTGGAGATCCAGACTTACTTGTG
The Candidatus Woesearchaeota archaeon genome window above contains:
- a CDS encoding bifunctional 5,10-methylenetetrahydrofolate dehydrogenase/5,10-methenyltetrahydrofolate cyclohydrolase → MAAVIVDGNKIADEVKKELKYKIDKLAKKPGLAVILVGKNPASLAYVGIKQRTCHDIGIRSEIYRLSENILEDEIVDVIEDLNNKEDVHGILVQLPLPKHLHTNRILETIRRAKDVDGFTTRNLGKLCIGEPRLVACTPQGIVRIFEYHGIDILGKDVTIVNSSNVVGKPLALLLLQRGATITVCHRETKDLARHTREADIVITATGVPNLITGPMIKEGAIVIDAGFKKIKDRIVGDVDFEAIRQKASFVTPPVGGVGPLTVAMLMENTFRAYTYLTDPTRGIIEDAV
- the purN gene encoding phosphoribosylglycinamide formyltransferase, whose product is MTSNTIGILASTKGTDMQAIIDAIAAKRLDAKIAVVVSDREHALALERAQKYHIPAFFVNPRDMDQKKKDREAFDREVASLLDKYQVKLILLIGYMRILSPWFVQYYQSRMMNIHPSLLPAFSGGMDVNVHEAVLRSGVTETGCTLHFVTETVDAGPIILQKKVPVVPGETVESLKQKVQEAEQACFLEAIPLFFAGKLDTSF
- a CDS encoding AbrB/MazE/SpoVT family DNA-binding domain-containing protein; translation: MKEREVQITTTSPKGQVVIPQEIREEMQIESGTKFAVYGRGDTIIFKRVELPTVKDFERLALFGRTFAKRKGIKEKDVLEHD